The following are encoded in a window of Chaetodon auriga isolate fChaAug3 chromosome 24, fChaAug3.hap1, whole genome shotgun sequence genomic DNA:
- the LOC143317386 gene encoding uncharacterized protein LOC143317386 codes for MESEEDEVSGARPGIETTGDSTEAAKPSPDSTEPSSRRRASIRRVTTAVTSADSGDSRSATEGPVRVLRARGAGAGAGRTGESQNANYEKKPPSLRRGRGRPTGSRSKNTPVLQPTRKKPTAKKASKHTAKSRKGKGTRPARATRKTPATACKPEAEMEASSCGEETGVLKGNNDNVADPDTLDVGLPFRDDPNDLIYKPETKTQKSRRRATLQQKEVKKEESEKEEEENDLKTDQSAKMSEDGVGSNAEPPKKRGRQQKDEKAPRLPKRRKKPPVQYVRCEMEGCGTVLAHPRYLQHHIKYQHLLKKKYVCDHPSCGRLFRLQKQLLRHAKHHTDQRDYICEYCARAFKSSHNLAVHRMIHTGEKPIQCEICGFTCRQKASLNWHMKKHDAEASYQFSCSICGKKFEKKDSVVAHKAKSHPEVLIAEALAANGGSVISSPTPVPETVPVLTQPDQPSVSQESQDGGSAMLTPLQQVMLPLAPQTQVDVAQSQFLQLPTHHVVQVAHQQQAPTLLQLTPASPAHLSNTSHSQLIQLSTLPASTGTSMSTVDPQSTLLTLSSVTTLASTASLASQPGVQWGREAQEDSQLPGEGELWERVVVGDGQQDVGEMMWEGNGERRKEDEGMVWGREGERQILLQCAEVHGDSLI; via the exons ATGGAGTCGGAGGAAGACGAGGTTTCAGGCGCTCGTCCCGGGATTGAGACAACCGGCGACTCAACGGAGGCCGCTAAGCCATCCCCGGACTCGACTGAACCGTCCAGCCGGAGAAGAGCAAGTATAAGGCGCGTGACTACCGCGGTGACCTCCGCGGACTCCGGTGACTCTCGGTCTGCTACCGAGGGTCCTGTTCGTGTTTTGCGTGCCAggggagctggagctggagctggcaggACTGGCGAGTCCCAAAATGCCAATTACGAGAAAAAACCTCCAAGTCTGCGCCGTGGACGTGGAAGACCGACGGGATcacgctccaaaaacacaccTGTACTGCA ACCAACCAGAAAGAAGCCCACAGCCAAAAAAG CATCCAAACATACCGCCAAATCTAGAAAGGGCAAAGGGACACGTCCAGCCCGAGCCACTCGCAAAACACCAGCAACAGCATGCAAGCCTGAGGCAGAAATGGAGGCTTCATCATGTG gagaggaaacaggtgTTTTGAAAGGAAACAACGACAA CGTTGCAGATCCAGACACTCTTGACGTAGGCCTTCCATTCAGAGATGACCCAAATGACCTCATCTATAAACCCGAGACAAAGAC GCAAAAATCAAGGCGGCGTGCAACGTTACAACAAAAGGAGGTCAAGAAAGAGGAgtcagaaaaggaggaagaagaaaatgactTAAAAACGGACCAGTCAGCCAAGATGAGCGAAGATGGAGTAGGCAGTAATGCAGAGCCTCCCAAGAA GAGAGGTAGACAACAAAAAGATGAGAAAGCCCCTCGTCTGCCGAAACGAAG GAAAAAGCCCCCAGTGCAGTATGTCCGCTGTGAAATGGAGGGGTGTGGTACTGTCTTGGCTCACCCACGCTACCTACAG CACCATATAAAATACCAGCACCTGCTAAAAAAGAAGTACGTGTGCGATCACCCGTCGTGTGGGCGCTTGTTTCGTctgcagaagcagctgctgcGCCATGCTAAACACCATACAG ATCAAAGGGACTACATCTGTGAATACTGTGCTCGAGCCTTCAAGAGCTCCCATAACCTGGCTGTGCACAGGATgatccacacaggagagaagccAATACA GTGTGAGATCTGCGGCTTCACCTGCCGTCAGAAGGCCTCCTTAAACTGGCACATGAAGAAGCACGATGCTGAAGCCTCCTACCAGTTCTCTTGttccatttgtggaaaaaaGTTTGAGAAAAAGGACTCAGTTGTTGCCCACAAGGCCAAGAGCCACCCCGAGGTGCTCATAGCTGAAGCCCTAGCTGCTAATGGGGGCTCAGTAATAAGCAGCCCCACCCCAGTACCAGAGACTGTCCCAGTGCTCACCCAGCCCGACCAGCCCTCTGTCAGCCAGGAGAGCCAGGACGGGGGGAGCGCTATGCTCACTCCACTGCAGCAGGTGATGCTCCCGCTCGCTCCACAGACGCAGGTTGATGTAGCTCAAAGCCAGTTCCTCCAGCTGCCCACGCATCATGTGGTGCAGGTGGCACATCAGCAGCAAGCCCCCACCTTACTGCAACTCACCCCTGCTTCTCCTGCTCACCTTTCCAACACCAGCCACTCCCAGCTCATCCAGCTCTCCACCCTTCCTGCCAGCACTGGGACATCCATGTCCACTGTGGACCCTCAGAGCACCCTCCTCACCCTGAGCTCTGTCACCACTCTGGCCTCCACAGCCTCCCTGGCTTCCCAGCCGGGCGTGCAGTGGGGCAGGGAGGCTCAGGAGGATTCACAGCTGCCCGGGGAGGGCGAGCTGTGGGAAAGGGTGGTGGTGGGTGACGGTCAGCAGGATGTAGGGGAAATGATGTGGGAGGGTAacggggagaggaggaaagaagatgaGGGGATGGTTtgggggagagaaggagagaggcagaTTCTGTTACAGTGTGCTGAGGTTCACGGTGATAGTTTAATCTAG
- the LOC143317518 gene encoding uncharacterized protein LOC143317518 isoform X1, giving the protein MAEQDEQRQITALDTPVPGRAQTGRAVALARLLHHECSQLLQLYKEKETFLSDHTPDGGRIVSLSPESEVPSTEQQVQLLHSALRQCLGLLHCVILKEKEEWGELEGDYETMRKNVRLRLEHLLHSTKDLTEDTTLEVTPDHQCNEEPDGAGGVFGLKMWTYRVLLELIHWADHAARTLHVLHTERGGTEEI; this is encoded by the exons ATGGCAGAGCAGGACGAGCAGCGGCAGATAACCGCGCTGGACACGCCGGTGCCCGGCCGGGCACAGACGGGGAGAGCGGTGGCTCTTGCGCGGCTGTTACACCACGAATGCTCTCAACTCCTCCAACTATAC aaggagaaggagaccTTCCTGTCGGACCACACCCCAGACGGCGGGCGCATCGTGTCCCTGTCCCCTGAGTCGGAGGTGCCTAGCACGGAGCAGCAGGTGCAGTTGCTGCATTCGGCTCTGCGGCAGTGCCTGGGGCTGCTCCACTGTGTCATCctgaaggaaaaggaggagtgGGGGGAGCTGGAAGGCGACTACGAGACCATGAGGAAGAACGTCCGGCTCCGGCTGGAGCACTTGCTCCACAGCACCAAAGATCTGACCGAGGACACGACCCTGGAAGTCACCCCAGACCACCAGTGTAACgag GAACCCGATGGCGCCGGGGGAGTGTTCGGCCTCAAAATGTGGACCTATCgagtgctgctggagctgatccACTGGGCTGACCACGCCGCACGGACCCTCCATGTCCtacacacagagaggggaggaacGGAGGAGATCTGA
- the LOC143317025 gene encoding butyrophilin-like protein 3: protein MKDSFPLDFSTMGFLVVRTCLMAALGASLCGAPPVSDSFLVLVESPVSVRRGHTVTLPCWLSPPQSAENLEVQWYIVGRDSPLALYRDKKFEYGSQEPAYAGRLSFGLKDAASGGLAAGDVSLQLANATLEDAEGYTCYVSSDQGHDRAYVTLIVTEMGSPLLLSAVWKENNMVNVSCESGGWYPRPTVLWSNQKQTLTARSLKFSEDSSGLWSVRSWLLVSNSSEVSCSVGLSDGEAKEARVRLDRPPQPSEQDSGSSWAGWLAFALLLIATLAALGFLYFKKRVKKSKGESDHTEETRKLLPKGVIQPTDLSTAKKHYVNVTLDQKGNQYVKIKDHKVRDTKCDFPDGQEVTCLTAVKGTPGFSSGQHYWEVSMGNTKLGFKQSWWVGVTSATVIPQELDFTPTASNGYLFLSSSQDTAGHFQFSTEPRVLLPVCSRPQTVGVYVNYDSGELSFYNVEEKSLIGNVTVKFTGEVFPFFNPGKGDTGPMEILQDESNSECSDRGNSADSTA, encoded by the exons ATGAAGGACTCTTTCCCCTTGGACTTCAGTACAATGG GGTTCCTGGTGGTGCGTACATGCCTCATGGCCGCTCTTGGTGCGTCATTGTGCGGCGCTCCGCCTG TTTCAGATagctttttggttttggtcgAGTCCCCTGTCTCAGTGCGCCGCGGCCACACAGTCACATTACCGTGCTGGCTCAGCCCACCACAAAGTGCAGAGAATCTGGAGGTGCAATGGTACATTGTCGGTCGTGATTCCCCGCTCGCGCTCTACCGGGACAAGAAGTTTGAGTATGGATCTCAGGAACCTGCGTACGCCGGCCGACTCTCATTTGGCTTAAAGGATGCGGCGTCTGGCGGGCTGGCGGCAGGTGATGTGAGCCTGCAGCTGGCAAATGCCACACTTGAGGATGCAGAAGGTTACACTTGTTACGTGAGCAGTGATCAGGGTCATGACAGGGCATATGTCACCCTCATTGTGACAG AAATGGGAAGCCCCCTgcttctgtcagctgtgtggaaAGAGAATAACATGGTGAATGTGAGCTGTGAGTCTGGGGGCTGGTATCCAAGGCCTACTGTGCTCTGGTCCAATCAAAAGCAGACTCTCACCGCAAGAAGCTTGAAGTTCAGCGAAGACTCTTCTGGTCTTTGGTCAGTCCGCAGCTGGCTTCTTGTCTCCAACTCCTCTGAGGTTTCCTGCTCGGTGGGTCTCTCTGATGGAGAGGCAAAGGAGGCGAGAGTGCGCCTGGATAGACCTCCTCAACCAAGTGAACAGG ATTCTGGATCCTCATGGGCTGGATGGTTGGCCTTCGCTCTCCTCCTCATAGCCACATTAGCTGCTCTTGGATTTCTCTACTTCAAAAAGAGAG tgaagaaaagcaaaggagaAAGTGACCACACTGAGG AGACACGTAAACTTTTACCAAAAG GAGTGATCCAGCCAACAGATCTATCAACAGCTAAGAAGCATTATG TAAATGTTACACTTGACCAGAAGGGAAATCAATATGTCAAAATCAAGGATCATAAGGTGAGAGACACCAAGTGTGATTTTCCCGATGGACAGGAGGTTACCTGTCTCACAGCTGTCAAAGGAAcacctggcttctcctctggACAGCACTACTGGGAGGTTTCTATGGGAAATACTAAACTAGGCTTCAAACAGTCCTGGTGGGTCGGAGTTACAAGTGCAACTGTCATTCCTCAGGAGCTGGATTTTACTCCGACTGCATCTAATGGTTACTTGTTCTTGTCCTCATCCCAGGATACAGCAGGTCACTTTCAGTTTAGCACAGAACCAAGAGTTTTGCTGCCTGTCTGTTCCAGACCGCAGACGgttggtgtgtatgtgaatTACGACAGTGGAGAGCTTTCTTTTTATAATGTGGAGGAGAAGAGTCTCATCGGCAATGTAACAGTTAAGTTCACAGGCGAAGTGTTTCCCTTTTTCAATCCTGGTAAAGGTGACACAGGACCTATGGAGATATTACAGGACGAGTCAAACAGTGAGTGCAGTGACAGGGGGAACTCTGCAGATTCAACAGCATGA
- the LOC143317518 gene encoding uncharacterized protein LOC143317518 isoform X2 — translation MAEQDEQRQITALDTPVPGRAQTGRAVALARLLHHECSQLLQLYEKETFLSDHTPDGGRIVSLSPESEVPSTEQQVQLLHSALRQCLGLLHCVILKEKEEWGELEGDYETMRKNVRLRLEHLLHSTKDLTEDTTLEVTPDHQCNEEPDGAGGVFGLKMWTYRVLLELIHWADHAARTLHVLHTERGGTEEI, via the exons ATGGCAGAGCAGGACGAGCAGCGGCAGATAACCGCGCTGGACACGCCGGTGCCCGGCCGGGCACAGACGGGGAGAGCGGTGGCTCTTGCGCGGCTGTTACACCACGAATGCTCTCAACTCCTCCAACTATAC gagaaggagaccTTCCTGTCGGACCACACCCCAGACGGCGGGCGCATCGTGTCCCTGTCCCCTGAGTCGGAGGTGCCTAGCACGGAGCAGCAGGTGCAGTTGCTGCATTCGGCTCTGCGGCAGTGCCTGGGGCTGCTCCACTGTGTCATCctgaaggaaaaggaggagtgGGGGGAGCTGGAAGGCGACTACGAGACCATGAGGAAGAACGTCCGGCTCCGGCTGGAGCACTTGCTCCACAGCACCAAAGATCTGACCGAGGACACGACCCTGGAAGTCACCCCAGACCACCAGTGTAACgag GAACCCGATGGCGCCGGGGGAGTGTTCGGCCTCAAAATGTGGACCTATCgagtgctgctggagctgatccACTGGGCTGACCACGCCGCACGGACCCTCCATGTCCtacacacagagaggggaggaacGGAGGAGATCTGA
- the LOC143317023 gene encoding uncharacterized protein LOC143317023: protein MAETVRSPFDYREPPTLDSDGDGSKPPPPRGRVCGRKRKGTPVKVCDRAYVTEDEEEESMSEHSYSPGDSQYPEGAEDRLPPPGSPYYLPDPTQLCVPELGEEGASGVRGPVLFHPPPNCRIREVHCGTQVRLVVIAIRDIAKGEEITVDYSLTDWGENAMEEEAGPHPLSLSVSDYLTPSWSLSPSSSPLTHSEPSDSDREEDEEEEDDDDDDDDEEEEIEEIRGRMLRRRKKRKLPTVVNSKKKTTPASARGPGRPCSSFSRPAPVTPPARSQSQTTVGTLAPPTTNINNNININIGSSSGATVSRRQHCPYCGRHYRSLARHLEKHHANQPEVRTAMELAHLHSHNSSNGSATHPHPSSSSAPTPHSHSFAVPQPSASNPAPPPSLFSRERESPATRSSTGGVSFSLSLSPPSSAQSAATKKGPSLPLPNTKHPTPPMVSRVKSPSPPPPSTPRRGRRMKKEKHEEPQKVEVESTRSQEELAPPPTPEPDVDPDEDLELSAEGEDEAPEEKNGEIVRHHMSPLLSSLSCLVLYLRRQQHSYFLSLTRSPHSAEAWRLLCHSSLSLLILYNRHRECEVAKLTVQDYRNRITPQASSSNSSPSGMEALLSPFERQVLCHLPRAGVLGKRGRIQPLIFPPHCESCLDLLLQTSPNVGVDPESPYVFSRPYHSPATPLRGTDLLRNLARTSGAKNPGALTATRVRRQVAILTQLLLLEEGEGQGGATKRLEDFLEREYHVTQNCSGILRDPALMGRVGRVVLYGEREGVLFRGMSLQHICLELDVMSGNSGDSFSDDSEAEEDKEEVKEKAEVMVKKKGPGRPPRKKRAPIPSPVSPSIANVHKRRCIPPKSGKRGVLKRPWSEAERVAVETHLKRNLMELRVPAKADCERCLELCPLLVSNQRDWRAIKFYVHNRIQLLKKQGRRESAASVC, encoded by the exons ATGGCGGAGACTGTACGGTCGCCTTTTGACTACCGGGAACCACCGACCCTCGACAGCGACGGGGATGGGAGCAAACCGCCGCCGCCAAGGGG CCGCGTGTGTGGGAGAAAAAGGAAGGGGACACCTGTGAAGGTGTGTGACCGAGCATATGTaacagaagatgaggaggaggagagcatgTCAGAACACAGCTACAGCCCTG GTGATAGCCAGTATCCAGAGGGTGCAGAAGACCGCCTCCCTCCACCTGGCAGTCCTTACTACCTGCCTGATCCCACTCAGCTCTG TGTGCCGGAGTTGGGGGAGGAGGGAGCGAGTGGTGTTCGGGGACCTGTGCTCTTCCATCCGCCGCCCAACTGCCGGATTCGAGAAGTCCACTGTGGGACCCAGGTGCGGCTGGTTGTCATCGCAATTCGAGACATTGCCAAAGGGGAGGAGATCACAGTGGACTACAGCCTGACGGACTGGGGCGAGAATGCAATG GAGGAAGAGGCGGGCCCCCACCCgctgtccctctctgtgtctgattACCTTACCCCCTCCTGGTCATTGTCACCCTCATCCTCCCCACTCACCCACTCTGAGCCCAGTGACTCGGACcgtgaggaggacgaggaggaggaagatgacgacgatgacgacgacgatgaagaggaggaaattgaGGAGATAAGGGGTCGAATGCTCCGGCGCCGCAAGAAGCGCAAGCTGCCCACAGTGGTCAATTCAAAGAAGAAAACCACGCCCGCCTCCGCCAGGGGACCGGGGCGTCCCTGCTCGTCCTTCTCCCGCCCAGCACCTGTCACACCCCCAGCCAGATCCCAGTCCCAGACCACAGTCGGCACCCTGGCACCGCCGACcaccaacatcaacaacaatATCAACATAAACATTGGCAGCTCCAGCGGTGCTACAGTGAGCCGGCGGCAGCACTGCCCATACTGCGGACGCCACTATCGCTCTCTGGCACGCCACCTGGAGAAGCACCACGCCAACCAGCCAGAAGTCAGAACAGCCATGGAGCTGGCACACCTGCACTCACACAACTCCTCAAACGGCAGCGCCACACACCCTCACCCATCGTCGTCCTCCGCCCCCACTCCTCACAGTCATTCCTTTGCTGTCCCTCAGCCTTCGGCCTCCAACCCTGCTCCACcaccctccctcttctccaGGGAGAGAGAATCACCAGCGACACGCTCGAGCACAGGCGGCgtgtccttctctctctcgctgtcacCGCCGTCTTCGGCTCAGTCTGCAGCCACCAAGAAGGGGCCTAGCTTACCACTGCCCAACACAAAACACCCCACACCCCCGATGGTGTCACGAGTAAAGAGTCCGTCACCACCTCCCCCATCTACACCCAGAAGGGGTCGGaggatgaagaaagaaaagcacgAAGAGCCAcaaaaggtggaggtggagagcaCGAGAAGTCAAGAGGAGCTGGCTCCACCTCCTACTCCAGAGCCAGACGTAGATCCAGATGAGGATCTGGAGCTGAGCGCAGAAGGAGAAGATGAAGCACCAGAGGAGAAGAACGGAGAGATTGTGAG ACATCACATGTCTCCGCTGCTCTCTTCGCTCTCCTGTTTGGTCCTCTACCTCCGCCGCCAGCAGCACTCCTATTTCCTATCTTTAACCCGCTCTCCTCACTCTGCCGAGGCCTGGCGCCTGCTCTGCCATTCCAGCCTGTCTCTGCTCATCCTCTACAACCGCCACCGGGAATGTGAGGTGGCCAAGCTCACTGTCCAGGACTACCGCAACCGAATCACCCCCCAGGCCAGCTCCAGTAACAGCTCCCCCTCTGGAATGGAAGCCCTCCTGTCCCCCTTTGAGCGCCAGGTCCTCTGTCACCTCCCACGCGCTGGTGTTTTGGGCAAGCGTGGTCGCATCCAGCCGCTTATTTTCCCACCACACTGTGAGTCCTGCCTGGACCTATTACTTCAAACCAGCCCCAATGTGGGTGTGGACCCAGAGAGCCCCTATGTCTTCTCACGGCCCTACCACTCTCCTGCCACCCCTCTTCGGGGCACAGACCTTCTGAGAAACCTGGCACGAACCAGCGGGGCCAAGAACCCTGGAGCACTGACAGCGACACGTGTGCGGCGGCAGGTAGCAATACTTACTCAACTTCTACTATTAGAGGAGGGTGAGGGCCAGGGTGGAGCTACCAAACGGCTGGAGGACTTCCTGGAGCGAGAGTACCATGTGACCCAGAACTGCTCCGGAATCCTGCGGGATCCAGCTCTGATGGGTCGTGTAGGTCGTGTTGTTCTCtacggagagagagagggcgtgCTTTTCCGAGGGATGAGCCTGCAGCACATCTGCCTCGAGCTGGATG TAATGTCTGGCAATTCAGGAGACTCCTTTTCAGACGattcagaggcagaggaagacaagGAGGAAGTAAAGGAGAAAGCTGAGGTGATGGTGAAGAAGAAAGGACCAGGGCGACCGCCACGGAAGAAGAGAGCACCCATCCCTTCTCCGGTCAGCCCCTCGATAGCCAATGTTCATAAGAGGAGATGTATTCCGCCCAAATCAG GGAAGCGCGGTGTGCTGAAGCGTCCCTGGTCAGAGGCGGAGCGTGTAGCAGTGGAGACTCACCTAAAGAGAAACCTCATGGAGCTGCGAGTCCCGGCGAAGGCGGACTGTGAGCGCTGCCTCGaactctgccctctgctggtgagCAACCAGCGGGACTGGAGGGCCATCAAGTTTTACGTCCACAACCGCATCCAGCTGCTGAAGAAGCAGGGCAGGAGGGAAAGCGCCGCCTCGGTCTGCTAG